Proteins from a genomic interval of Deltaproteobacteria bacterium HGW-Deltaproteobacteria-18:
- a CDS encoding lysine transporter LysE — translation MISIDQLLVFSLSSLLLIFTPGPDIIYVLTRGVAQGRSAALAAAMGFSLGNIGHTLLAVFGISAILASSAMAFTLVKVAGGIYLLYLGYKLWTADPKLAISAQGEHKTARLIFRQSILANLLNPKVAIFFLAFFPQFVRPAQGHPAMQMMILGLTFVVLTMVGFGLVALGAGVLNSRLTARPSLSAWLHKSAGAVLMLLGLRLIWADR, via the coding sequence ATGATCAGCATCGACCAGCTTCTCGTCTTCAGCCTGAGCTCACTGTTGCTCATCTTCACGCCCGGCCCGGACATCATATACGTACTGACGCGCGGCGTGGCCCAGGGGCGCTCGGCTGCGCTGGCCGCGGCCATGGGCTTCAGCCTGGGCAACATCGGGCACACCCTGCTTGCGGTCTTCGGGATTTCGGCCATTCTGGCCTCGTCGGCCATGGCCTTCACCCTGGTCAAGGTCGCAGGCGGCATCTACCTGCTCTACCTCGGGTACAAACTCTGGACCGCGGACCCGAAGCTCGCCATCTCCGCGCAAGGAGAACACAAGACGGCCCGCCTCATCTTTCGCCAGTCGATTCTCGCCAACCTGCTCAACCCCAAGGTCGCGATCTTCTTCCTGGCCTTCTTCCCACAGTTCGTGCGCCCCGCCCAAGGACATCCGGCCATGCAGATGATGATCCTCGGCCTGACCTTTGTCGTGTTGACCATGGTCGGCTTCGGGCTGGTGGCCCTTGGCGCGGGAGTGCTCAACTCCCGGCTGACTGCACGCCCATCCCTCTCGGCCTGGCTGCACAAGAGCGCCGGAGCCGTTCTTATGCTGCTCGGCCTGCGCCTGATCTGGGCCGACCGCTAG
- a CDS encoding chemotaxis protein CheR, with protein MNVQPETERIELRLLLEAIYLKYGYDFRNYSMAHLKRRAEYRLSLSGLASISQLQHAVLHDEKMFLIFLKDLSINVSEMFRDPPFYKALRNEILPMLGTYPSFRIWHAGCSAGQEVYSMAILLHEARMRERGQIYATDFNRAILEQAKEAAFPLAQLKDYTTKYQQAGGENSFADYYAANDERAVLCPFLKDRIFFSEHNLVTDGVFGEMHLIVCRNVLIYFNRELQDRVVGLFVDSLCPGGFLCLGSKESLKFSKHADKFEVVREKEKIYRKRRDV; from the coding sequence GTGAACGTCCAGCCCGAGACCGAGCGCATCGAACTGCGTCTGCTGCTGGAAGCCATCTACCTCAAATACGGGTACGACTTCCGCAACTACTCCATGGCCCACCTCAAGCGCCGGGCCGAGTACAGACTGAGCCTTTCAGGACTGGCTTCCATCTCGCAGTTGCAGCACGCGGTCCTGCACGACGAAAAGATGTTCCTGATTTTCTTGAAGGACCTGTCCATCAACGTCTCGGAGATGTTCAGGGACCCGCCGTTCTACAAGGCGCTCAGAAACGAGATCCTGCCCATGCTCGGCACCTACCCGTCCTTCAGGATCTGGCATGCGGGCTGTTCCGCCGGGCAGGAAGTGTACTCCATGGCCATCCTGCTGCACGAGGCCCGGATGCGCGAGCGAGGACAGATCTACGCCACCGATTTCAACCGCGCCATTCTGGAACAGGCTAAAGAAGCCGCCTTTCCGCTGGCGCAGCTCAAGGACTATACGACCAAATACCAGCAGGCGGGCGGGGAAAACTCGTTTGCCGACTACTATGCGGCCAATGACGAGCGGGCGGTGCTGTGTCCGTTTTTAAAAGACCGGATTTTCTTTTCCGAGCACAACCTGGTCACGGATGGAGTTTTCGGTGAAATGCACCTGATAGTCTGCCGCAACGTCCTCATCTACTTCAATCGCGAGTTGCAGGACCGGGTGGTGGGACTTTTTGTCGACAGTCTGTGCCCTGGGGGTTTTTTGTGTCTTGGGAGCAAGGAGAGCCTCAAATTTTCCAAACATGCGGACAAATTCGAAGTCGTGCGGGAAAAGGAAAAGATATACCGCAAGCGCAGGGACGTATGA
- a CDS encoding diguanylate cyclase response regulator has product MPTPIDILIVDDRPENLLTLEHLLENPELNIVRAGSGQEALARLLDHDFALVLLDVQMPDMDGFETAELMRGNKRTRHIPIIFVTASHTEHQHIFRGYDSGAVDYLFKPLDPQMLFCKVRIFLEIHRQRHALQRKTRELDARIAELNLLQAELEEKNRQLQLLSSLDGLTGIPNRRQFDEILNLEWNRMAREKAPLSLIILDVDHFKLFNDRYGHLTGDCCLCRVASALAGMMRRPADMVARYGGEEFAAILPGTSAEGAQLVAESMRRTVAELAIEHLDSPVQHVVTVSLGVSTVVPIHGCIPADLIQAADQGLYQAKQEGRDRWIRTDCIPLSCKSPWN; this is encoded by the coding sequence ATGCCAACACCGATTGACATCCTGATCGTGGACGATCGCCCGGAAAACCTGTTGACCCTGGAACATCTCCTTGAAAACCCGGAGCTGAACATTGTACGCGCGGGTTCCGGACAGGAAGCCCTGGCCCGCCTGCTGGACCACGATTTCGCCCTGGTGCTGCTGGACGTGCAGATGCCGGACATGGACGGTTTCGAGACGGCGGAACTGATGCGCGGAAACAAGCGCACCCGGCACATTCCCATCATCTTTGTCACCGCCAGCCATACCGAGCACCAGCACATTTTCCGCGGCTACGATTCCGGTGCCGTGGACTATCTGTTCAAGCCGCTGGACCCGCAGATGCTCTTCTGCAAGGTCCGGATATTTCTGGAAATCCACCGTCAACGTCATGCCCTGCAACGCAAGACGAGGGAGCTTGACGCCAGAATCGCCGAACTCAATCTGCTGCAGGCCGAGCTGGAGGAAAAAAACCGCCAGCTGCAGCTCCTGTCGTCCCTTGACGGGCTGACCGGCATCCCCAACCGTCGTCAATTCGACGAGATACTCAACCTGGAGTGGAATCGCATGGCGCGCGAAAAAGCTCCTCTCTCCCTGATCATCCTGGATGTGGATCATTTCAAGCTTTTCAACGACCGCTACGGCCATCTGACCGGAGACTGCTGCCTGTGCCGTGTTGCCTCGGCCCTGGCGGGCATGATGCGGCGACCCGCCGACATGGTCGCACGCTATGGCGGCGAGGAGTTCGCTGCCATCCTGCCGGGCACCAGCGCCGAAGGGGCGCAACTGGTGGCGGAGAGCATGCGCCGGACCGTGGCGGAGCTTGCGATTGAACATCTGGACTCGCCGGTCCAGCACGTTGTCACCGTCAGCCTTGGAGTGAGCACGGTGGTCCCGATCCACGGCTGCATCCCCGCAGACCTCATCCAGGCTGCAGACCAAGGCCTCTACCAGGCCAAGCAGGAAGGCCGGGACCGCTGGATTCGCACCGACTGCATTCCCTTGTCCTGCAAGTCTCCCTGGAACTAG
- a CDS encoding histidine kinase, producing MIFDNIRMKPKLLFLFIMTGIVPLGIVALIGSYSASNALLDLAFEQLGSIQTIKRDKLQTTLTERISGLKLLAGLRQTQQAVDDLNALGEEDPARPFPIDSSEYQRIHGRYDSQLKGYIAVNGFEDLYLIDRSSGNVMYAAGQGEELGTSLATGRYRHTALARLWERVLRSGDVAFEDFSAYEPNGGSQAAFVGYPVLDLQGGVAGVIATRVSGEFINQIMPSRQGLGKSGESYLLRWLESQKKFEMRSDIKTMGNGLYVIGYTLPRTPAYWHDAVVKGFDGGGGTYEDSAGTTVLVAFNTLDVLGTNWILISKIDKGEILRPIWTFLLIICVTGAVLALMIAPGAYGLAKGISQPLEQGVSFAEAISAGDLKARLDLRQKDELGMLAKALNSMARNLREMDWLNQGKTGLDDTLRGEHSPQELARLFISFLCKHLDSQIGLFFLHDDGELVLTASYAFTNRQGQFTRLRVGEGLVGQAALEGEILTFERVEEGAPHFHFGPGETVPTHFLAAPVFMGKELLGAFLIGREYAFSPLHRQFITDIAKNTAVLFNMATSRGVIAGLLRQAQEQQEMLRVANEELEEQTNMLKESQSELQAQQEELQVTNEELAEQTRALKESERRLQDQQGELRSVNDKLGERAMELEDQKSAIRRKNKELLRAQEQLKLKAQELESASRYKSEFLANMSHELRTPLNSILILSQLLAHNKEGNLSTKQTEAASAINSSGADLLRLINEILDLSKVEAGKVELHLEEMPLSAMISDLQRVFKGVAVEKGVSFAVEQDQDLPESILTDTHRLQQVLRNLLSNAFKFTEHGSVTLSISRPGPEVSLPESIPSAEEAICIAVTDMGIGIPEDKQATIFEAFRQADGSTSRKYGGTGLGLSISRELTKLLGGEIRLHSREGQGSTFSLILPLRHSASPSVDEIRRREFAPEQKTEQPLAAKPEPDTPSPYLQDDRANLKPGDKSLLIIEDDQNFARILRDLARDMGFKALLAADGETGLHFADFHAPSAIILDNVLPGMNGWTVMERLKTDPRTRHIPLSFISAEDRNLEAMRMGALAFLTKPVELDELRRLFERIDSFIRKPTRRLLVVDDDDLQRESIRALIGNGDVETVTAASGAQALELLKSQNFDCMILDLGLNDMSGFEVLRTLRSGPKPSALPVVVYTGRDLNDDEERRLSQYAESIIVKGARSPERLLEETTLFLHRVQANLPQEKQRMLQTDAEPESVLDGRTVLVVDDDMRNIFALTSVLEEKGMQVVVARDGSESLTRLHENPEIDLVLMDIMMPVMDGYEAMREIRKDSKLKDLPIIALTAKAMKGDKSACIEAGANDYLAKPVDMNKLLSLLRVWLYRK from the coding sequence ATGATTTTTGACAACATCCGCATGAAGCCCAAGCTCCTGTTCCTGTTCATCATGACCGGAATCGTTCCGCTGGGCATCGTGGCCCTCATCGGCAGCTACTCCGCCTCCAACGCCCTCCTGGATCTGGCCTTCGAGCAACTCGGCAGCATCCAGACCATCAAGCGCGACAAGCTGCAAACCACCCTGACCGAACGCATCAGCGGACTCAAACTCCTGGCCGGACTGAGGCAGACTCAGCAGGCCGTGGACGACCTGAACGCGCTTGGGGAAGAAGATCCGGCGCGGCCCTTCCCCATCGACTCAAGCGAATATCAAAGAATTCACGGCAGATATGATTCCCAACTCAAGGGTTACATCGCCGTCAACGGTTTTGAAGACCTCTACCTTATCGACCGCAGCAGCGGCAATGTCATGTACGCGGCCGGTCAGGGCGAGGAGCTTGGCACCAGCCTGGCCACAGGACGCTACCGGCACACGGCGCTGGCCAGGCTCTGGGAGCGGGTGCTGCGCAGCGGAGACGTGGCCTTCGAGGATTTCAGCGCCTATGAACCCAACGGTGGAAGCCAGGCCGCCTTCGTCGGCTATCCGGTCCTCGACCTGCAGGGCGGAGTGGCCGGAGTCATCGCCACGCGCGTCTCGGGGGAATTCATCAACCAGATAATGCCCTCCCGGCAGGGACTGGGCAAATCGGGCGAATCCTATCTGCTGCGCTGGCTCGAATCCCAGAAAAAATTTGAAATGCGCAGTGATATCAAAACTATGGGCAACGGCCTGTACGTCATCGGCTACACCCTTCCCCGCACCCCTGCCTACTGGCATGACGCCGTGGTCAAGGGTTTCGACGGGGGCGGCGGCACCTACGAGGACAGCGCGGGCACCACGGTGCTGGTGGCCTTCAACACGCTGGACGTGCTGGGCACCAACTGGATTCTGATTTCAAAGATCGACAAGGGTGAAATTCTGCGCCCCATCTGGACCTTCCTGCTGATCATCTGCGTCACCGGCGCAGTGCTGGCCCTCATGATCGCGCCCGGTGCCTATGGCCTGGCCAAGGGCATCAGTCAGCCACTGGAACAAGGTGTAAGCTTCGCCGAGGCCATCTCCGCCGGAGACCTCAAGGCCAGGCTGGACCTGCGCCAAAAGGACGAACTGGGCATGCTGGCCAAGGCCCTGAACAGCATGGCCCGCAACCTGCGCGAGATGGACTGGCTCAACCAGGGCAAAACCGGGCTCGACGACACCCTGCGCGGTGAACACAGCCCGCAGGAGCTGGCCCGGCTCTTCATCTCTTTTCTTTGCAAGCATCTGGACAGCCAGATCGGGCTCTTTTTTCTGCATGACGACGGCGAACTGGTACTGACCGCGTCCTACGCCTTCACCAACCGACAGGGCCAGTTCACCAGGCTGCGCGTGGGCGAAGGGCTGGTCGGCCAGGCCGCCCTGGAAGGAGAAATCCTCACCTTCGAACGGGTCGAAGAGGGCGCGCCGCATTTTCATTTCGGTCCCGGCGAAACAGTCCCCACTCATTTCCTGGCCGCGCCCGTGTTCATGGGCAAGGAACTGCTCGGCGCGTTCCTCATCGGCCGGGAATACGCGTTTTCGCCCCTGCACAGACAGTTCATAACCGACATCGCCAAGAATACGGCTGTTCTGTTCAACATGGCCACCTCGCGCGGTGTGATTGCGGGCCTCTTGAGGCAGGCGCAGGAACAGCAGGAGATGTTGCGGGTGGCCAACGAGGAACTCGAAGAGCAGACCAACATGCTCAAAGAGTCCCAGAGCGAGCTGCAAGCCCAACAGGAAGAGCTGCAGGTCACCAACGAGGAGCTTGCCGAACAGACCCGCGCCCTCAAGGAATCCGAGCGCCGGCTGCAGGACCAGCAGGGCGAGTTGCGCTCCGTTAACGACAAGCTTGGCGAGCGGGCCATGGAGCTTGAGGACCAAAAAAGCGCAATCCGCCGCAAGAACAAGGAACTTCTGCGCGCACAGGAACAACTCAAACTCAAGGCGCAGGAACTGGAGAGCGCGAGCAGGTACAAGTCCGAATTCCTGGCCAACATGTCCCACGAGCTGCGCACACCGCTCAACTCCATCCTCATCCTGTCCCAGCTGCTGGCACACAACAAGGAAGGCAATCTTTCCACGAAACAGACGGAAGCGGCTTCGGCCATCAACTCTTCGGGCGCTGACCTCTTGCGCCTCATCAACGAAATTCTCGACCTGTCCAAGGTCGAAGCAGGCAAGGTCGAGCTTCATCTGGAAGAGATGCCGCTGTCAGCCATGATCTCGGACCTGCAACGGGTCTTCAAGGGTGTCGCGGTGGAGAAAGGCGTGTCCTTTGCGGTTGAACAGGACCAGGACCTGCCCGAGTCCATACTCACCGATACGCACCGGTTGCAGCAAGTCCTGCGCAATCTCCTGTCGAATGCCTTCAAGTTCACGGAGCACGGCAGCGTGACCCTGTCCATTTCCCGCCCCGGTCCGGAAGTCTCTCTGCCCGAAAGCATCCCCTCTGCCGAAGAGGCGATCTGCATCGCGGTCACGGACATGGGCATCGGCATCCCCGAGGACAAACAGGCCACGATCTTCGAGGCCTTCCGCCAGGCCGACGGCAGCACCAGCCGCAAGTACGGCGGTACGGGCCTTGGGCTGTCCATTTCCCGGGAACTGACCAAACTTCTGGGAGGAGAAATCCGCCTGCACAGCCGGGAAGGGCAAGGCTCGACCTTCAGTCTGATCCTGCCTCTACGCCACAGCGCAAGCCCCTCCGTGGACGAAATCCGCCGCAGGGAGTTTGCGCCCGAACAGAAAACGGAGCAGCCCCTGGCTGCAAAGCCGGAGCCCGACACACCTTCCCCCTATCTGCAGGACGATCGCGCCAACCTGAAACCTGGCGACAAGTCCTTGCTGATCATCGAAGATGATCAGAATTTTGCCCGCATCCTGCGAGACCTGGCGCGAGACATGGGGTTCAAGGCCCTCTTGGCGGCCGACGGCGAAACCGGTCTGCACTTTGCGGACTTTCATGCCCCAAGCGCCATCATCCTCGACAATGTCCTGCCAGGCATGAATGGCTGGACCGTCATGGAGCGGCTTAAAACTGACCCCAGAACGCGGCACATCCCCCTGTCTTTCATCTCGGCGGAAGACCGCAACCTGGAAGCCATGCGCATGGGTGCCCTGGCCTTCCTGACCAAGCCCGTGGAACTCGACGAACTGAGACGTCTTTTCGAAAGAATTGACTCCTTTATCAGGAAGCCCACGCGCAGGCTGCTCGTGGTTGACGACGACGATCTGCAACGGGAGTCCATTCGCGCGCTGATCGGCAACGGCGACGTAGAGACCGTGACCGCTGCGTCAGGAGCCCAGGCGCTGGAGCTGCTCAAATCCCAGAATTTCGACTGCATGATCCTGGATCTTGGACTTAACGACATGTCCGGCTTTGAGGTGCTGCGAACACTTCGCTCCGGCCCCAAGCCCTCCGCCCTGCCTGTGGTCGTCTACACGGGCCGGGACTTGAACGACGATGAGGAGCGCAGACTCTCGCAGTACGCGGAGAGCATCATCGTCAAGGGCGCACGCTCCCCGGAACGCCTGCTGGAGGAGACGACGCTCTTCCTGCACCGGGTCCAGGCAAATCTGCCCCAGGAAAAGCAGCGCATGCTCCAGACGGACGCGGAGCCGGAATCCGTACTCGACGGACGCACCGTCCTCGTGGTCGATGACGACATGCGCAACATTTTTGCACTGACCAGCGTCCTTGAGGAAAAAGGAATGCAGGTCGTGGTGGCCCGGGACGGCAGCGAGAGCCTGACCAGGCTGCACGAAAATCCCGAGATCGATCTGGTGCTCATGGACATCATGATGCCGGTCATGGACGGCTATGAAGCCATGCGGGAGATCCGCAAGGATTCCAAACTCAAAGACCTGCCCATCATCGCACTGACCGCCAAGGCCATGAAGGGAGACAAGAGCGCCTGCATCGAGGCCGGAGCCAACGACTATCTGGCCAAACCCGTGGACATGAACAAGCTGCTCTCGCTGCTGCGCGTCTGGTTGTACCGCAAGTGA
- a CDS encoding chemotaxis protein CheB, with protein sequence MKKEFKAVVVGVSSGGLEALKILVPGLRKDLAVPVLIVQHLSPHADSYLPERLNEVSGLKVKEAEDKELLQAGVAYVAPPDYHLLVEPDGSLTLSVDPKVNFSRPSVDVLFETASDAFGAALVGVVLTGANQDGAKGLARIKRRRGLTIVQSPESALADTMPRAALESTEVDHVLPLSDIAPFLNKLIGPSHANTD encoded by the coding sequence ATGAAAAAGGAATTCAAGGCAGTTGTTGTCGGGGTTTCCTCCGGGGGCCTCGAAGCTCTCAAAATTCTTGTCCCGGGACTGCGCAAGGACCTCGCCGTGCCAGTCCTCATCGTGCAGCACCTTTCGCCACATGCGGATTCCTATCTTCCGGAACGACTGAACGAGGTGAGCGGGCTCAAGGTCAAGGAAGCGGAGGACAAGGAGCTTCTGCAGGCGGGCGTGGCGTACGTGGCTCCGCCTGATTACCATCTGCTGGTGGAACCGGACGGAAGCCTTACCTTGAGCGTGGACCCGAAAGTGAATTTCTCAAGGCCTTCGGTGGATGTTCTCTTCGAGACCGCTTCCGACGCCTTCGGAGCCGCGCTCGTCGGAGTGGTTCTGACCGGAGCCAACCAGGACGGAGCCAAAGGTCTGGCCCGCATCAAGCGCAGAAGGGGGCTGACCATCGTGCAGTCCCCGGAATCGGCCCTCGCAGACACCATGCCAAGGGCCGCCCTGGAGTCCACCGAGGTGGACCATGTATTGCCTTTGAGCGATATCGCCCCTTTTTTGAACAAACTGATTGGACCGAGCCATGCCAACACCGATTGA
- a CDS encoding magnesium transporter CorA, translating to MITIHKTIDGILSPQEHLDSDCWVNLINPSEEELQRTSILLGIPLDHLTDPLDVDERARLELEDGVLLLVLRVPVENVSDHRIPYLTQPIGVIITPTAVVTVCRSPQDLVTGILNGRTRIVDTADRMRFAIHLMQRTSLIYLRFLKDIIRRSDVIEHRLQQSMRNEELIELLGIEKSLVYFTTSLKANDIIMDKVLRMRTIQLTEDQSDLLEDAITENRQAIDMSKIHSDILSGTMDAFASIISNNMNMVMKFLTGFTIILMIPNIISGVYGMNIVTPFQSSPHAFAIVSGISVGGCLLAWLLLARKRWM from the coding sequence ATGATTACAATCCACAAGACCATTGACGGGATTCTGTCTCCACAGGAACACCTCGACTCCGACTGCTGGGTCAACCTGATCAACCCTTCCGAGGAAGAGTTGCAGCGCACGTCTATCCTGCTCGGCATTCCCCTCGACCATCTGACCGACCCCCTGGATGTCGACGAGCGCGCCCGCCTGGAGCTTGAGGACGGGGTGTTGCTGCTGGTCCTGCGCGTGCCCGTCGAGAATGTCTCCGACCACCGCATCCCCTATCTGACTCAGCCCATCGGCGTGATCATCACACCCACGGCCGTGGTCACGGTCTGCCGCTCTCCGCAGGATCTGGTCACCGGGATACTGAACGGGCGCACTCGCATCGTGGATACGGCGGACAGGATGCGTTTCGCCATTCACCTCATGCAGCGCACGTCCCTCATCTACCTGCGATTTCTCAAGGACATCATCAGGCGTTCGGACGTCATCGAGCACCGGCTGCAACAGTCCATGCGCAACGAGGAGCTCATCGAGCTGCTGGGTATCGAGAAGAGTCTGGTCTACTTCACGACCTCCCTCAAGGCCAACGACATCATCATGGACAAGGTCCTGCGCATGCGCACCATCCAGCTGACAGAGGATCAGTCCGACCTGCTGGAGGACGCCATCACCGAGAACCGGCAGGCCATCGACATGTCCAAGATCCACAGCGACATCCTGTCCGGGACCATGGACGCGTTCGCCTCCATCATCTCCAACAACATGAACATGGTCATGAAGTTTCTGACGGGCTTCACCATCATCCTCATGATCCCCAACATCATTTCGGGCGTTTATGGCATGAACATCGTGACGCCATTTCAGAGTTCGCCACATGCCTTCGCCATTGTTTCCGGGATCTCCGTCGGAGGTTGCCTGCTGGCCTGGCTTCTGCTGGCAAGGAAACGGTGGATGTAG
- a CDS encoding zinc transporter ZntB: MNSMQCDNGAHEMTTPDSLSQNAFWLLDGRGHGAIQDWLPGQDVPRDSGLAWIHLNYADAEARDWLLRSELLSIPVAESLLDEETRPRVLHHGQGLLLTLRGVNLNPGAEPEDMVSIRLWIQEGRIISTRKRRLRSVQAVQNMLETGQGPRSSGEFLAVLLKLMTDSIGEVIEALEDKMADVEENIVDHQGALARESLADLRRQAIALRRYLAPQREALSRLTTEQVPWMSPDDHFRIRETTDELIRHIEDLDAVRERAALAHEEFVNHASEQLNRRMFMLSVVTVIFLPLGFLTGLFGINVGGIPGAASPWGFAAFCLVVALAGTGIFLIFKRSRWL, encoded by the coding sequence ATGAATTCAATGCAATGTGACAACGGAGCGCATGAAATGACTACTCCAGACTCATTGTCCCAGAACGCCTTCTGGCTTCTTGACGGGCGGGGACATGGAGCGATTCAGGACTGGTTGCCGGGACAGGACGTGCCGCGAGACAGCGGGCTCGCATGGATCCACCTGAACTATGCCGATGCTGAAGCCCGGGACTGGCTGCTGCGATCCGAATTGCTGAGCATTCCGGTGGCCGAGTCTCTGCTCGATGAGGAAACAAGGCCTCGCGTGCTTCATCACGGCCAAGGGCTGCTCCTGACGTTGCGTGGAGTGAACCTCAATCCCGGCGCCGAACCCGAGGACATGGTCTCCATAAGGCTGTGGATCCAGGAGGGCCGGATCATCTCCACACGCAAGCGCCGGCTCAGATCCGTGCAGGCTGTCCAGAACATGCTCGAAACGGGCCAAGGTCCACGCAGCAGCGGGGAATTCCTGGCGGTGCTCCTCAAGCTCATGACGGACAGCATCGGAGAGGTCATCGAAGCATTGGAAGACAAGATGGCCGATGTGGAAGAGAATATCGTGGATCATCAGGGGGCGTTGGCCCGCGAAAGCCTGGCGGATCTTCGCAGGCAGGCCATTGCGCTGCGCCGTTATCTCGCGCCTCAGCGCGAAGCACTGTCACGTCTCACCACCGAGCAGGTTCCATGGATGAGCCCGGACGATCATTTCCGGATCCGCGAAACCACAGACGAGCTCATCAGGCACATAGAAGACCTTGACGCCGTCCGTGAACGCGCGGCCCTGGCCCATGAAGAATTTGTGAACCACGCCTCGGAGCAGTTGAACCGCCGCATGTTCATGCTTTCTGTGGTGACGGTCATCTTTCTTCCCCTGGGATTTTTAACGGGGCTTTTCGGCATCAATGTGGGCGGCATCCCCGGAGCCGCAAGCCCGTGGGGTTTTGCCGCTTTCTGCCTGGTTGTCGCACTGGCCGGAACAGGCATCTTCCTGATCTTCAAGCGGTCCCGCTGGCTATAA